CTTTCTTGATCTCCTCTTCCGTGGCGTTCTTATCCACCCCCAGCACTTTGTAGTAATCTTTCCGCTTACTTTTCTTCAACTCCAGCTGGGCGTTTTTCAggaggtgtttgtgttctgggggagaaaaaagaaaagacagagcaGGTTAAACGGACAGCAGAGCTGAACGAGGAGGGAACGTCTGTGCTCGAAGCGGTCAGGTAGGTCGGGCTCATGCTGCAGGAGCTTTAACACCAGGTTACATCACACACACGAGAACAATCTTCAGCCGTTCTTCTCCCTAATGTCAAACATGCTGATCTGAAGGTGCATCAGACGACCTCGTGTGAACTCATGGGGAGGAAGGCGTAAACAAAAGGGAGGCTGACGTGGTGCAGCCCGCCAACCTGCTGACGCTCTgcagtgaggagaaaacaaaagcaggaacACGGTCGTCGACACGGGCCGTCTGTTCTTCAGGGAGAACTGGAGGTAAGATCTTAGCTGTCACTTTTAATATCTGATAATATCAgtatgctaacgttagcctcaGCGGCTAGGACCCGTGtgacttctctctctcattggcTGCTGTGGTTCTGCTCAGAAAGTAGAGGAGTTATCATCCAGACTTTGAGTCCTACATATGAAACATGTGATCAGCTCTGGAGGTTTAACTTTGGATCTGTAAAACTGTCACATTACCAGATAATGTTCCGACCGGATTTCTCCTCCGATTGTCGGGCTGAATCGGGGATAAATCAGGCTGGGACTCCCGACCTTTGAGAGTTAACAGGCTCGCTCCTGAACGACGATCACTATGTGTCAAGTGTCCATCAGAGCGCTCGCCGCTGCCGCCTGGCCGCCGCCTGAAAGATATCAAGCAGGTGAAATTTCTGGACGTGTTGGGGGAAGAATCGGGGAGCCGTGTGGCAGGCTGCAGACAGTGAGGAgcgccacagcagcagccagaaacCCACagtctcttcttttccttccttgTTTTTCACAACAAATCAGTTCACAAACAACTGGGGCTGCTCGTTCCTCGAGGACATTTAGGAAAAACCTAAATCCTGTCCGGCGGGATGGTGTAACATCGTATGTTTTCAGTCTGGAGAGCAGACAGACTCGCTGGAGGATTCCTCCGGGAGAAAGGTCTCTAATAAGTGACCCCGACACTCATCACTCATGTCGTGTACAAACCAAGACGACTTCAGGTTCTCTGATTACAGCACGGGAAGATGTGTAGTGTGAAGAATACGGCGTCAGTGTAGAGGAGGCTGATTCTCACcttttgtcttctctgtctgaTAAACCTTCTCGTAGTCTCGCACTGCTTCCTCATACTGCTCTGTGTCCATGTAGCTGCAGCAGagtaaaaacagttaaaacTGCTGTTATCTGTTCATGCAGGACAGAAAATAACATAACTGAGCGTCCTTATTGCCAATCGAGTAAGAAAAGCTGGACGTACCACTGTGCTCTCCGTAAGTAGGCCTTGATGTAGGTCTCATCCAGTTTAATGGCCTTCGTGCAGTCTTCAATGGCCTGTTCTAGTTTCTTCAGctgtcaaagaaaaagaaaagtgtgaccacgtgaggaggaggcagggaggggaAAGTAGTGGCCTAGTTCTCCTGATGTAACCGAAGAAAACCCACACGACAAAGATCTGGCCTGTGCTACCGAAGGGTGTGTGAGCTGTGAACGGGTGACGACATGTAGGAGATCATATCAACGTATTCCTGCAACAATCTGAGGACTCGTCGACAGTTGTTGAGCTCTGGGTCCTTTTTTAGCAGCTTTGTTTGAAAGTGGTGAGATTCAAGTCGGTGCAGCGGCATAAAAGTGTAAAAGAACTCACAGATCTTTTCTAGCAGCTCTGCATCAGTAAAATCTGATTCCTTGTCTCCACAGGCATTAAGCTCGGAGGGAATCATGCgttttaacagcttttaaaCCAACATCCACAGAAAGTTTGGTTTGATATGTTCTGATCCACTCACGTTAGACACCGTGTGTTACCGGTCTGTTGCATTTCTCTGCATCTTTTATGTTACATACTCTGAACAGCAGCAAATTAAAGGTTCAGATCTCAGctgcaaataaatatatttaaatatgtttgtgccatcagaaatctttttttacatttgtgtttacttcatttttattttgtggcaCAAAGGACTTAAGGGTCAATAAAGAAACAGCAGCTCACTGAGATGTGATTTAAAAACGTCActgttttagtttagttcatGATTTGCTGGTTGCAGAAGAAAAGCCAAAGAAATATAATGGAGTTCTCCGGATCACACGGAGCTGCAGCAACGTGCTCTTGGCGTCTCTCCTGTGTGAGCTCCTCACCTTAGATCCAACAGTGGCCCTGTTACAGTACAGCTTGGCATTAGTCTTGATGTTGTTGGGATCTATTGTTAGCGCCTCAGAGTACAGCTCATAGGCTGCCTCGTAGTTTCCCTCCTTAAACGCCTtgttcccctcctccttcttgGCTTTTAGTGCTTTGGCGTTCTGGGAAGACAAGACACAGGACTCACAAACTGAAAATGGACGAGAGAACACCACAATGTTGTATTTTCCTGATTCACAATTTAACATAAATGCCTCAGTCGTATTTATAGGAATTCTCAAAAAAAATGTAGTGGATGACTCACTCTGCACGCGAGCCGAGCCTTGTCGTGGTCAGGGGCCATACGCAGGGCCTGGACGAAGAACTGCACAGCCTTGTCGATGCAGTCCTCAtaatacagacacagaccacGTACGTACAGAGCGTCTGCATTAGTGGAGTCCATTCTCAGAATATcactgaacagaaacacagttaACATCAAAAATATGACCTCCTGTGTGAGTTTATTCCACATCTGAACAAGCCGAACCTACAGGTTGGTTTTCCATCAGGTTTTCAGGCCCGTTTGCTTCAAAAATGTTGTATCACCAAAGATGAGTCAGCTCATGAGATCATAATAAAGTAGGTGCAGTCAGAGCCTGAAATGATTCTGGCTCTGTGGTGTtcataaccctaacccttcatTTTACTTCCCATTACTTTGCTTAAAGTCATGTAACATGGTTTTCCTGTTTCTACAGACCTCTACCTCTGACGAAGGCTTTATGCCAGAACACAAAGCGTTTTTCTAAAGTGATGTGAGCCAAATAAACAAGAGGAATGTGAGTATTTTGTCCTCCTTGACTCAGAAATGTAAGATGTGCCACCTTTTATGTGTTTGGGAACATAGGAGGACTCATTTGTTGTGTCCTGCTGATGAGTATTTTACTGATACGTCATAATGTGAGCTGTAATGACACCGTGTGCgtagtttgttttcatttcaatgGAGGCCtctttgtattgtgtgtgtttattaatgGATGTTTGTGGGTAAATGTGTGACCTGGCGGCTTTCATGATCAGGCTCGCTTGCTTATTCTGCCTCTTTTGTTTATCATTCTAGTATTTTTATTCCCTTTATGCAACTGTTGGAAAAGCAGGAAGCGAATAAACAAACATGCTTTATATTTCGAAGCACATCTGCACACATTATTCTTCCCCAAGCGAAGCACATGCGTCTGATAATCTCAGACTTACACAAATGGAttttaacagacagaaaaagtggCCACTACATTCCAggaatgacaaataaatggaTGAATCAGATTCAGTGTTTCTGGAGCATGCAGCGTTACCTGGCTACAGACTGAGCCTCGGGGTAGCGTCCCAGCAGGGCTAAGCACTCTGCCTTCAGTATCTTGAACCTGTGACAGGCGGAGGCAGACTCCAAGGCACGGTCCATGCAAAACACCACCtagagacagacacagcaaACCTGCAGTCGGTTTTGCTGGACATTACTGGTGATAAACAACAGAACTGACAGTGTTAAGTAGGAGAGTGAACTCCTACCATCCTGAAGTCCCTCTTGTCAAATCCGATTTCTGCCATTCTCTCGTATTCAAGGATGGATTCTGCATTCTTCAGCTGACAAAGAAACGTGTGGTATTCAGTGACAATGAAAAGATCagcaattaattaatttctttcttttcttcttttctgtatCAGGCGTAGTGCTTGTGAAACCAGgtcaatgcagcagcagcacttctgTGAAAACCTAAAACTTGCCTTCTGGCTTTCTCATTGAGCATTAACAGAAAGTCTAGTTGATCTCCTCTTAAACCGCTCAGTATCAGACTTTTCCCCCCACTTTATTTGCACTAGCTCGGCCAAAGCTTATCTGACTGTGGATAATCATGTCCAAGTTGTCAGATCACGCTCTGTCAGACTGAGGCCAACTCACCTCCTGCTGCGCTTGGCTGTTTTCAAGCTCCAGCTCCAGAACCCTCTGGAAACAGCGGCTGGCAGCCATAGCATTGCCAAGGGACAAGTGGCATTTCCCCTCTCGCAGATGGCCCTGTGGGTAAAAGAACTACACTTCACAAACTGAACTGATAGCTGAAACCAGTTGTGCACCAAAAACTAAACCATGACTAACTTACTTCTTTGTTAAGTGACACACCCTTTATCCTTTCTGCAAAATCAAGCTAGTAACCCTGCGGCAGTGGCTGATAAGTCACTGAACTACTGCTGGAGGTTATGTGGTGAGGAGcaactttaaacaaaaatgtataaagCTGGTCTTTCCAGGAAGCTGAACAGGTAAATATCTCTGTAATGTAGGAAACAGCTGCACACAAAGTTCAATAAATGCTGCACATCTGTTGTTGtattttagaaataattacATTGATGAGCATTTACATGTTAGGAATACAACCAACTGAAGGCGAGAAAATAATTTCTACGGCCTGAGCCCTCAAAAACTACCTTCTATGAACATTTTGCTCTATTGTGAAGCAAATGTCACTGCTGTCATTTACACTCATTAGTGCCAACTCGAATGTTCGTGCCCCGTCTTTAAGCTCTGTCAGCAGCAATCTGGAAAATGTAGGAGAACTTTTAGCTAAGCATTAGCAGAGGGGCAGGCAGACGGAAAGTGTACGCAGCACAGCAAGACAGCactcaaaacagaaaatacttaACGGCGGAAGACATTATGAAAGTAGAATTTCCCTTCAGCAGAATTTAACAGTTCGTTTCCCCACAACCTGCCTTCATGAACGTGTTATCTAGTCGCACTGCTTGCTGGGCGTCCTCTAAAGCCTCTCTGTACCGACACAGCATCATTAGCGTGGCTGCACGGTTTCCATAGTAACTTGCATTCTTTGGACACatgtctgcacagaaaaacaagttaTTGATATCCAATCAGGGTCAGACAAGATGCAAACTTATATCTCTAATCAGAACATGAAATCAACATCATCCCATTGAGCTAAATTATTTAGGGATAAGTACCTATAGCCTTGGTGTAATAATTGAATGCTTCTGCGTAATCCTTCTTGATATAAAAGGCATTGCCTTGCTCTTTGAAGCCCTCTGCTTCCCTGCGTTTAAGTggggagaaagacaaaaaaaaaaaaaaaacctaaattaATTCAAGAGACAAGAACACATGAGTGCAGTTATAAGCAGAGTATACTTATACATGCATGTGGTGGTCAACAGGCTGGGTTTGTTGTTTAATAGTACTGAGGCCTCTGGGTGCTGCAAAGATTACTCTTTAATAGACTCTTAGATCTTCACATTCATAATCCTGTGCAAAGATTGTGAATGACTGTGTGCATCAGAGAGCTTACTGGCCTGAGCTAGCTAAACATAGAAAGAGCCAAAGCAGCAGGGCAGAAGTGTCTGCTCAATCAAACACGTTGCTATTTTGTGAGGCTGACAGGCAGCTGAGCCAGGAACATATGACACCATGCTGTGGGCCACTGCCATTACTTTTTTTGGAAACCTTTCATGTTTTACATCACGGCCGCactgatagagagagagagagagggggagaggatgGTGTCATTAACCAGTTAAGGCAGCTAACATCACACTTAATAAGGCAATAATGTGAAAGCAGCGCTCTCAGCCCGAGCAACAGGCCACGGCAGATGTGTGGGTGTTACAGTTTGTCCGCCTGCAGCCCTGAAACCCTCCTCAGCAGCTAGCTAAGAGGAGGACAGCCGAGCTACAGCGGTCCGGGCTAACAGtttagctaacagttagcagCGCTGCGCTACTTCGCTTTCATAGAGAAACGAGGAAATTAGCAAAGTGAGCACCTTTGAGTGCACACGTCAGCATGACACTTCGTTACAGGTGTATTTTAGCAGCTGACAACGCAGCCCGAGCGCGTCGTACCTTTCTAATTCTTCGTCGCTGAGCAGCTCCATGTCGGGGTCCAtattcacagcatcacagctcTCCGCCGCCATTTTGCCGTTAATGGAAGTGGGCGGGGCCACATACTGCAGTAGTGACGTagactgtaaacaggaagtagtCCGTTAGGTAAGACCAGCGGTTTGCTTGCAAGTAAGAATTGTTGTCAAAGCTGATAAATATCTCCACACAGGTAGCCAGTGTCAGCGTTTATATTATTGGAGCCACATCTTTAGTCGGTTTAGTCAGTTCCAGATTACAGTAACGTCTTGTTTTGTGGTATGGGGGCTCTGTAGCTCACCGGAAGCTAATGCAAAGCTATTTCTTGATTGTGAAGACGTTAGCATATGTTAGCTAGCTCAGGTTCCTGTAACGGAGCAGCACGAATAACATACATTTTTTGCTATCTTGCTATTTATTCGTTCTAAGTTAGTAACTGGTTATTACAGATACTAATTTCTAGCAACGTTGCCACCCAAATTGCATGTGTAGAATGTTTTGCTAAGCGCTAATGCAGTGTAACAGTGTTAATAAAGTGTTTAACTCCAACAGCTGTGTGACCTGAGAGGGAGTCATGGGCAAAAGCTGTAAAGTGGTTGTGTGTGGCCAGGCTGCAGTCGGTAAAACAGCTGTACTGGAGCAGCTTCTGTACGCCAATCATGTTGCAGGTATACTTTTACTGTATAATAACAAtgttttccatgtgtgtgttcaaataACACAATTCACCTGCCTTGGatgtgctgcacacactgtaGTTGTAGGTTGGTTAGTGTGTGTAACTACAGgcaatgtcatttaaaatgttcagttagATAGTAGTTATCCTTCCTGGTAGACTGGTGCATTTAACATTATCTAATAACACATGCACTGATAATTATCTGGAAATAGCAGTTGCACTGGCAAAATCTGCTATTTTAATGACAGTATAGGTACATTGCAATACATGGCTAGCATTACATATGACATTtctttacatacagtatgttagcCAGGCACTTTTAGGTGCAGCTAGAACTTTAGATCACACTAGCTGATGCAGAGCTTGTGATCAGACCCTGGAATGATAAAATATCATGAATGGGTCTCCTGGTTGAGCATTAAACATGTTAGTCTGTAAAGTAACTCTAAAGTGTCAGTCTTAACCGTAACTGTTATGATCAGCTATCAGATTAGCTTCCTcagccacagacacatttaCTCCATATGTTTTTTCTACTGATATGTCTTTCAAGTAAGTGCTCAGTTATAATGCAATAGTTACAAGCGGCTGTCTTAATTCTTGTGCAGTGTTTCACACCATATGTGCCTGTCTGTTAGGTTCAGAGCCCATGGAGACCCTGGAGGATATCTACATCGGCTCCATAGAAACTGACCGCGGCACACGAGAGCAGGTGCGCTTCTACGACACCCGCGGACTCCGGGATGGGCTGGAGTTCCCCCGACATTACTACACTTTTGCAGATGGCTTTGTACTCGTCTACAGTATTGACAGTAAAGAGTCCTTTAAGCGGATGGAAGCCCTAAAGAAGGACATCGACCGTCACAGAGACAAGAAAGAGGTGAGGACTGACCCATTTATACACTATCTGATGTAGTAAAGCCCACTGATGTGGGGTTAACCGATGATCCCGACCCACAGGTGACCATTGTTGTGCTGGGGAACAAACTGGACAAGCAGGACGAGAGGAGAGTTGACTCGAACGTGGCCCAGAACTGGGCGAAGAACGAGAAGGTGCGTCTGTGGGAGGTGTCGGTGGTGGACCGGCGCACTCTGATCGAACCCTTTGTGTACCTGGCCAGCAAAATGACCCAGCCGCAGAGCAAGTCCACTTTCCCTCTCAGCCGCAATAAGAACAAGGGCAGTGGTTCTACCGACAGCTGAGTGACCCGACGCTGCTGCCGTgatcagagggaggaaaaagggagAAGAGGCGCgttaaagggaaaaaacaacTTGGACAAAATGAAGGATTGAGGTAGTTGGAGTTTGCTTTGAGAATGTGGAGAAGAGATGATGAGAGAAAAGGCAGGATGATTGTATGATGTTTATATACAGTGATGTTTTGGTGAAATACTTTAATTAAATCTGAGAGAGAATGAGGATATTTTGCTATAGCAGCTAAGAAATTGAAGAGTGCAAGATATTTTCGCTCAACGTTCCCATTTTAGGAGGCTGGATTGTGGATTGATACAGTTACTGCTGTTGGCCTCAGCAGGGATATTTGGACCTTTTATAAATGTAGTTATTGAACTACTGACAATCAGCATTTTGATCTCACGTCATAGACAGACCAGATTTTTAAGATATCACACTCACTGTATAGATAAATCAGGACCTCGCACACTGGACACGGGCTACTATCTTATTTACATGTACACTACCTGTATGCACACAATCACTCAGAAATGGCAACAGCTTAACTTTATTCTAAATGCTGAATTTCACACGATAGGCAAAGGGCTTTTATGGACACGTTACTGATGAAGTGCTGTTTGTTGACCTGGACATTTGTTACACTATATactgtgtgttctgtgctgAGATTCACTGTTGGGTGCTGTACAGTGGATGACTGACATTCCTTACCATGTGTTGCCTTCTGTACGGGCTTTAGAAGTGAGGTGTGAGGTTAAAGGTGTTCTGCAGGCTCAGGTGCTTCTTTGTTCTGGACGTAGAGCGCTCTGATTAGTGAAATGTTGCAGCACGAGTCGTCATGTAATCGGTTACAGACTCTGGGATATTTTTCTAAACTGTAAAAAATTAAAACCCAAAAATACTCGTTACCGACCACTGAGCTGTTTATTCAGGGCGCAACAGGACTCAGAATATGAGCTTTTACTATTTGTCTAATTGAAAATGATGATGTCTGGAATTCAACACTGAGTATCCTACGTGCAGCGTTTCTCTGTGAATATTAAGCTTTGCTGTATTAATATCCATAAAATGTGTCCACTTGatatttgtttgcatgttttgtaaACGAATTAAAAGATTCTTCCTGTGCCTGTCCACAGTCTGTGGTCGTTCACTAAAACCACCTCCATTCGCTGAGCTGTGAcctgatgaggaggaggtttGGTGAATTGTGTCTTTAACCTGTAACTTTGAATATGAAGAGCAAAAAAACAACGGCATCATGATGATCAGTTAATCTCTGTTGCAGTATGTTTCCTGGTCAGTAGATGTCTCCGATCTTCCAGTAAAGTGAGGAGGACGATCTCACGCTCTATCCACGTTTATACCATTCAGTATTTTGGGATCTCTGCACTAGACTGTAAATAATGTGTGGTTACAACAATCACACCGACAGTTAATCTACTGTCAGCGATAGATGCGACTGTTCAGTTAGTAGTTACAGTGTTTAAGTGGCCTGGTGCTGTATGAGGGCCCATGGGAGACATAGaggataaaaataaatgattaaacatACTCGATGTGTGTATAATAGCTGTTTACACTCATATTTACTTTGAGAGTGTGTGGGATTAGTTTGCAATCACATCTGCCTGATGTTGGTATGAATCAGATATGAGCTCAGTATTGTAATTCAGTACAGGGtggaaataaatattaaatcacaATAACATGTATTTATATCTAAGATAAGGTATCTTTAGAGATCTCCTCTTTGATACCTCTAAAGAATGATACTATGAATATCTGTGTCTAATGTTGTCACACCCCAGGACACCGTccactgaggacacacactcaacacactcTTGTTTCTCCGTCGGATGTTGAACGCACTTTTAAACTTCTTTGGATTTCAAATCAATCTAATGTAATTGgtcatttaatcatttagttCCTCGCTTGGTCTTCTTGGTTGACATTTTGTTTCTCCAGAGAGGATTTACAGAtttacagccccccccccccctttttacCCCTAAACtgacactgctgctcctgcaaCATTAATTAGTTTGGTATTTTACATCCGTCTAGAAAAG
This genomic window from Pempheris klunzingeri isolate RE-2024b chromosome 17, fPemKlu1.hap1, whole genome shotgun sequence contains:
- the dnajc7 gene encoding dnaJ homolog subfamily C member 7, encoding MAAESCDAVNMDPDMELLSDEELEREAEGFKEQGNAFYIKKDYAEAFNYYTKAIDMCPKNASYYGNRAATLMMLCRYREALEDAQQAVRLDNTFMKGHLREGKCHLSLGNAMAASRCFQRVLELELENSQAQQELKNAESILEYERMAEIGFDKRDFRMVVFCMDRALESASACHRFKILKAECLALLGRYPEAQSVASDILRMDSTNADALYVRGLCLYYEDCIDKAVQFFVQALRMAPDHDKARLACRNAKALKAKKEEGNKAFKEGNYEAAYELYSEALTIDPNNIKTNAKLYCNRATVGSKLKKLEQAIEDCTKAIKLDETYIKAYLRRAQCYMDTEQYEEAVRDYEKVYQTEKTKEHKHLLKNAQLELKKSKRKDYYKVLGVDKNATEEEIKKAYRKRALLHHPDRHSGASPEVQKEEEKKFKEVGEAFSVLSDPKKKSRYDSGQDLEDDGMNMGDFDANNIFKAFFGGPGGFSFEASGPGNFFFQFG
- the nkiras2 gene encoding NF-kappa-B inhibitor-interacting Ras-like protein 2, which gives rise to MGKSCKVVVCGQAAVGKTAVLEQLLYANHVAGSEPMETLEDIYIGSIETDRGTREQVRFYDTRGLRDGLEFPRHYYTFADGFVLVYSIDSKESFKRMEALKKDIDRHRDKKEVTIVVLGNKLDKQDERRVDSNVAQNWAKNEKVRLWEVSVVDRRTLIEPFVYLASKMTQPQSKSTFPLSRNKNKGSGSTDS